From a region of the Torulaspora globosa chromosome 7, complete sequence genome:
- the PRP9 gene encoding SF3a splicing factor complex subunit PRP9 (ancestral locus Anc_3.160) — protein MQKGSIMDTLESRRAQLEDLEIIEESISSRFERNPEIFYSYLENKASIDNEPLNQYTENASKANRIYKRNRLRRSRKQIVVQQNEINILLEESLKRLKSLSDLAGPVNTNSLEDDDATFETFRHNLDEIKARFNEEATPPRFQLRDKRSGYAMFSASTAKAHPTTILSRNAQDLNVNDVFDREEQYGEILSLERFHSRWFSVIRDTNCSLLEYYGTLELFLDDAKYLLYPPMDRKNERYTAYLIDLSSYLENFFKRANVLINHTLLDRKMQSAFSKYLSNALEHEQKGCYCVACCKWFKLRTVFDSHQSGKAHKKNLSKRSKGLLAEYKVHAYLVLLKRQFMRTKELTERKLAFTAEERMQEMSKLHQEYQASEYATDEQEQDDKTDDLKSGRDANKHAPTSGSFDLPLGPDGLPMPHWLYKLQGLDVTYSCEICANQTYKGRRTFEKHFLEPTHTFHLKCLGIEPSLAFKGITSIKEAQELWQKSAAHRQASPRREDTPQQAKIELEVEDQEGNVLSEKVYQELKKQGLV, from the coding sequence ATGCAGAAGGGCTCCATTATGGATACTTTAGAAAGCCGTCGAGCCCAATTGGAAGACTTGGAGATCATCGAAGAATCGATCTCCTCAAGATTCGAAAGAAATCCAGAGATTTTTTACTCCTACCTGGAGAATAAGGCCTCCATCGACAATGAACCATTGAATCAATATACGGAGAATGCGTCCAAAGCAAACAGGATATACAAACGGAAcagattgagaagaagcaggaagCAGATTGTGGTGCAGCAAAATGAGATTAATATCTTGCTGGAAGAGTCtctgaaaagattgaaaagtttgagcGATCTTGCTGGTCCTGTCAATACAAACTCGTTAGAAGACGACGATGCAACATTTGAGACGTTTCGACATAATCTCGATGAAATCAAGGCAAGGTTCAATGAGGAGGCTACGCCTCCTCGATTCCAGCTTCGAGACAAGAGATCAGGTTACGCCATGTTTTCGGCATCGACTGCCAAGGCCCATCCGACAACAATTCTGTCGAGAAATGCGCAAGACTTGAATGTGAATGATGTGTTCGACCGGGAGGAGCAGTATGGTGAAATACTGAGCCTGGAAAGGTTTCATTCAAGATGGTTTAGCGTGATTCGCGACACGAATTGCTCCCTACTAGAGTACTACGGAACACTGGAACTGTTTCTCGACGATGCTAAGTACTTACTCTATCCGCCAATGGACAGGAAAAACGAGAGATACACGGCTTACCTAATCGATCTCAGCAGTTATCTGgagaatttcttcaaaaggGCTAATGTGCTCATCAACCACACCCTACTCGACAGAAAAATGCAATCTGCGTTTAGCAAATATCTGAGCAATGCCCTGGAACACGAACAGAAGGGATGCTACTGCGTCGCATGCTGTAAGTGGTTCAAGTTGAGAACCGTGTTCGACAGCCATCAAAGCGGTAAAGCCCACAAGAAGAACCTCAGCAAGCGCAGCAAAGGCTTGTTGGCCGAATACAAAGTCCATGCATACCTGGTTCTACTCAAGAGACAGTTCATGAGAACAAAAGAACTGACAGAGAGAAAACTCGCCTTCACAGCCGAAGAGCGAATGCAGGAGATGTCTAAGTTACATCAGGAATACCAAGCGTCTGAATACGCAACCGACGAACAGGAGCAAGACGACAAGACCGACGATCTAAAAAGCGGCCGCGATGCGAATAAACATGCGCCGACCAGCGGCTCCTTCGACCTGCCCCTAGGACCAGACGGCCTACCGATGCCACACTGGCTATACAAGCTGCAAGGTCTCGATGTAACCTACTCGTGCGAAATATGCGCAAATCAAACGTACAAGGGCCGCAGAACGTTCGAGAAGCATTTCCTTGAGCCCACGCATACATTCCATCTGAAGTGCCTCGGAATAGAGCCGTCACTAGCCTTCAAGGGCATCACCAGTATCAAAGAAGCCCAGGAACTATGGCAAAAGTCTGCTGCTCACCGGCAGGCCTCCCCACGCCGAGAAGACACTCCCCAGCAAGCCAAAATCGAGCTGGAGGTCGAGGACCAGGAGGGCAACGTCCTCTCGGAGAAGGTATaccaagaattgaagaaacaaggCCTTGTCTAG
- the MPS1 gene encoding serine/threonine/tyrosine protein kinase MPS1 (ancestral locus Anc_3.162), translating into MMPNYSSIYPPTMERSKLRGSYKDDSDDEKITAPPKLSDFGTALVMDKENIAPSGTFQSKRPLHDSLKDAKQRLGSTSTEYFSGNTNQTSFSQTYVSAHSGEPSQSTIFAQSRLNQQPSMTTMNADEVGLPVTDLDSSFRKIKSMQQSMREELTTRHAQRRSRRFLNGTRAGILGPAKRAPSTSGAEVSDLSLENISAAVPRTNPEPEERRFSTEKLRLEDATREKQFLKGKDENLIDFGDMNPVQYMKLHKLPSSELPRISRLYFERQRRQTHQLALQKNFASREALVNQGLRSLSSIASLGSENKKDSPAPLAYPRRKLSDTAISSASKTNFQTSIFSPEKNSPKDAAAALQSRRARTATNRDEEPHKAYAHRAFNTLNHTKREALANIDINRSVQEQLQQPKRLKPVIDLVKPSLPESELHANREELINKEPSKVRATKRVEILEPNPNQSQARRNVVKVNDVEYEKVELLGRGGSSKVYKVRDSGNRIYALKRVVFDEFDDTSVDGFKGEIELLKKLENEKRVVQLIDHEMEHGVLYLVMECGDHDLSQVLNQRNGMPLDMEFVRYHAREMLRCVKVVHDSGIVHSDLKPANFVFVKGILKIIDFGIANAVPDHTVNIYRENQIGTPNYMAPEALVAMNYTQGESKLQQQNRWKVGKPSDIWSCGCIIYQMIYGRPPYGGFQGQNRLLAIMNPDVKIMFSDRTSKDEAIPRSALDAMKSCLLRNPDKRSSVDELLESNFLKPVMVTPFFIRDLIKNAVKYGADQKDVSKEKVEELADDVLNRLADFRL; encoded by the coding sequence ATGATGCCGAATTATTCTAGCATTTATCCTCCTACTATGGAACGAAGTAAGCTGCGAGGTAGCTATAAAGATGACTCAGATGACGAGAAAATTACGGCCCCCCCGAAACTAAGTGATTTTGGTACTGCGTTGGTTATGGACAAGGAGAATATAGCTCCATCTGGAACATTTCAAAGTAAACGACCACTTCATGACAGTTTAAAAGATGCAAAACAACGGCTGGGATCTACGAGCACGGAATATTTCTCAGGCAACACGAACCAGACTTCCTTTAGTCAGACATATGTTTCGGCACATTCGGGAGAACCGTCGCAGTCTACCATATTTGCCCAGTCCAGACTGAATCAGCAGCCGAGTATGACCACTATGAACGCAGATGAGGTTGGATTGCCGGTTACCGATTTAGATAGCAGCTTcagaaagatcaagagTATGCAGCAAAGCATGAGAGAGGAGCTTACTACGAGGCACGCgcagagaagaagtcgCCGATTCTTGAATGGTACTAGAGCCGGTATTCTAGGACCAGCTAAGCGAGCTCCATCTACGAGTGGTGCAGAGGTATCGGACCTCAGTTTGGAGAATATATCTGCAGCAGTGCCACGAACTAATCCGGAGCCTGAGGAACGTCGCTTTTCCACTGAGAAGCTTCGACTGGAAGACGCGACAAGAGAAAAGCAGTTTTTAAAAGGAAAAGACGAGAATCTGATTGATTTCGGTGATATGAACCCTGTACAATATATGAAATTGCATAAATTACCAAGTAGTGAACTCCCGAGGATTTCTAGGCTGTATTTCGAGCGGCAAAGACGGCAAACTCATCAATTGGCTCTGCAGAAAAATTTTGCTTCACGGGAGGCACTTGTTAACCAAGGGTTACGATCGCTCTCCTCGATCGCCAGTCTCGGTAGTGAGAATAAAAAAGATAGTCCAGCTCCGCTAGCATACCCAAGACGCAAACTATCAGACACGGCAATTTCCTCAGCGTCGAAAACCAACTTCCAAACTTCAATATTTTCACCTGAAAAAAATTCACCGAAGgatgctgcagctgctttGCAGTCTAGACGTGCCAGGACGGCAACAAATCGTGATGAAGAACCACACAAGGCGTATGCTCATCGTGCATTCAATACCCTTAACCACACAAAAAGAGAAGCACTTGCTAACATAGATATAAACAGGAGCGTTCAGGAACAGCTACAACAGCCCAAGCGACTTAAACCAGTTATTGATTTGGTAAAACCCAGTTTACCCGAATCGGAATTACATGCTAATAGGGAGGAACTTATTAACAAAGAACCCAGTAAAGTTCGGGCCACTAAGCGCGTCGAGATACTCGAACCGAATCCCAATCAAAGCCAGGCAAGGAGAAATGTTGTAAAAGTTAACGACGTTGAATATGAAAAAGTGGAACTCCTTGGTCGTGGAGGCTCTTCGAAAGTCTACAAGGTGCGAGATTCCGGTAATAGGATATATGCACTAAAAAGAGTGgtctttgatgaatttgatgatACCAGTGTGGACGGCTTTAAGGGAGAGATTGAGCTACTAAAGAAATTAGAGAATGAGAAAAGAGTTGTCCAGCTTATAGATCACGAAATGGAGCACGGTGTTTTGTATTTGGTAATGGAGTGTGGAGACCACGATTTATCACAGGTTTTaaatcaaagaaatggGATGCCCTTGGACATGGAGTTTGTTCGATACCATGCTAGGGAAATGCTGCGATGCGTCAAGGTGGTGCATGATTCTGGGATAGTTCATTCAGATCTAAAGCCAGCCAATTTCGTTTTTGTTAAGGGAATCTTGAAAATCATTGATTTTGGAATAGCTAACGCAGTCCCAGATCATACAGTCAATATCTATCGGGAGAATCAAATAGGTACACCAAACTACATGGCTCCTGAAGCGCTGGTTGCAATGAACTATACTCAAGGTGAAAGCAAGTTACAACAGCAAAACAGATGGAAAGTTGGGAAGCCTTCGGACATATGGTCATGTGGATGCATAATCTACCAGATGATATATGGAAGGCCACCATATGGCGGGTTTCAAGGTCAAAACCGACTGCTGGCGATCATGAATCCTGACGTGAAAATAATGTTCTCAGATCGTACATCCAAAGATGAAGCCATACCTCGTTCTGCCCTAGACGCAATGAAATCATGCTTGTTAAGAAACCCTGATAAGAGGTCAAGTGTTGATGAGCTATTAGAAAGCAACTTTTTGAAACCTGTAATGGTGACACCTTTCTTTATCAGAGATCTGATAAAAAATGCCGTCAAGTACGGTGCGGATCAGAAGGATGTATCAAAAGAAAAGGTGGAAGAGCTCGCAGATGATGTTTTAAATAGGCTAGCTGATTTTAGACTCTAG
- the APM4 gene encoding Apm4p (ancestral locus Anc_3.165), whose amino-acid sequence MISAVLIFSSRGELIVAKILKSSLKRSISDVFRIQVINNLDVRSPILTLGSTTFHHIRSSGSDSLWLVAVSRTNANSGAIWEFLYKLNAIMDVYGLIREETLKEEFMVCYEMLDIVLGEGGIPVDTEVNSVIGKMSAKPTKQLNGNSLDRPELLSSSGDSPALSMPRFLTRSNRSMSQDLGLNYPSSFPWRPHGIKYKKNEVLLNVNEKISILVSRDGSILKSHVDGTIDLTTHLSGMPICQFGLNDSLSVDFGDEPAFGSEDFANEKAIPKAAAGRVLLEDCKFHQCVSLDKFNRDRVIKFVPPDGTMELMKYCVRHNLNLPFKVTPNVTNFGRGNTLDYRVTLKSLFPSKLSARDVSLRIPVPPGTVDCEISVSNGKCKFVPEENAMIWKFSKYTGLTENTLSAITVPTSDTTQLTIQQWPRPPMSLDFSIVMFSNSGLVVRYFRVSDKEEKYRTVKWIKYISNSGSYEVRY is encoded by the coding sequence atGATAAGTGCAGTGCTGATATTCTCGTCCCGTGGTGAACTCATTGTTGCTAAAATTCTGAAAAGCtcgctgaaaagatctATCTCTGACGTCTTCCGCATACAGGTGATCAACAATCTAGATGTCAGGTCGCCGATTCTCACCCTAGGGTCAACTACCTTCCACCATATAAGATCAAGCGGTAGCGATAGTCTGTGGCTGGTGGCGGTGAGCAGAACCAATGCAAACAGCGGAGCCATTTGGGAATTCCTGTACAAGCTCAATGCGATTATGGACGTTTACGGGCTGATAAGAGAAGAAACGTTGAAGGAGGAGTTTATGGTTTGTTACGAAATGCTTGATATTGTTCTAGGGGAAGGAGGTATTCCTGTCGATACGGAAGTGAATTCTGTGATAGGCAAGATGTCGGCGAAGCCGACGAAACAGCTGAACGGGAACTCGCTCGACAGACCTGAGTTGTTGTCATCTTCTGGTGACTCGCCGGCGCTGTCGATGCCCAGATTTCTCACTCGCAGCAACCGATCGATGTCGCAGGACCTGGGGCTGAACTATCCGTCCAGCTTCCCGTGGAGGCCGCATGGAATcaaatacaagaaaaacGAAGTTCTGTTAAACGTGAACGAGAAAATAAGCATCCTGGTTTCGCGAGATGGGTCGATACTCAAATCGCACGTTGACGGCACGATCGACCTGACGACGCATCTGAGCGGAATGCCGATATGTCAGTTCGGGTTGAACGACTCGCTCAGCGTCGACTTTGGCGACGAGCCGGCGTTTGGAAGCGAAGACTTCGCGAACGAGAAGGCTATCCCCAAGGCAGCCGCGGGTCGAGTGCTGCTGGAAGACTGCAAGTTCCACCAGTGCGTTTCGCTGGACAAGTTCAATCGCGATCGCGTGATCAAGTTTGTGCCTCCCGATGGCACCATGGAACTCATGAAATACTGCGTTCGACATAACCTGAACCTTCCCTTCAAGGTGACGCCGAACGTCACGAATTTCGGCCGCGGCAACACTCTGGACTACAGGGTCACGCTGAAGTCGCTCTTCCCCAGTAAACTGTCCGCCAGGGACGTCTCGCTGCGTATCCCCGTGCCACCAGGAACAGTGGATTGCGAGATTAGTGTCTCCAACGGCAAATGCAAGTTTGTGCCGGAAGAGAACGCAATGATATGGAAATTCAGCAAGTACACGGGTCTGACCGAAAACACTCTCAGCGCGATCACTGTCCCGACTAGCGATACGACACAGTTGACCATCCAGCAGTGGCCGAGACCCCCGATGTCGCTTGACTTCTCGATCGTGATGTTTAGCAACTCAGGTCTTGTGGTAAGGTACTTCAGGGTCTCGGATAAGGAGGAAAAGTACAGGACAGTAAAGTGGATCAAGTACATATCCAATTCAGGGTCATACGAGGTTAGATACTAG
- the MRX9 gene encoding Mrx9p (ancestral locus Anc_3.164): MQTLATRSVMYPALRVKFDSRIVLSNIRSYGLRRLLPVQHFGTANLSAKRNSLAERQVVSSSRFPRIPSYSNNVSMLHIGLARKRFFHNTSSREIFFSFKGGRPLYKIYRISPVMLFFAGVGFFVLAFAVIPIVFTFFLPLFIGTVVVFQFNKWRRNVMLREIIGSLKRSTMHVKYKTVRALHIKGLENVLKVEQQSSESLKDVLKRFNVALESQIDRSSVADADRLSGFINDRLLEAVENDEKGVRSFFLGNDVNSWVSDNYELELDTKQIKTNGRVLGDDVLIVLTFPLYLKSTSHGRKQLANVSLVISHKSPEGALNAPFPFQLLSMNNEECQMVLSIRPLSVLSTRQFILTSPGRSGDWYSKYEVRQTPDNHTEYTIRRNE, from the coding sequence ATGCAGACACTTGCGACACGGTCTGTCATGTATCCAGCTTTGCGAGTGAAGTTTGACTCTAGGATAGTGCTCAGTAACATCAGAAGCTATGGTCTCAGAAGACTTTTGCCTGTCCAGCACTTTGGAACAGCTAACTTATCTGCGAAGCGAAACAGCTTGGCGGAAAGACAGGTGGTATCGAGTTCCAGATTTCCACGGATCCCATCATATTCCAACAATGTATCGATGCTTCACATAGGTCTCGCTCGTAAGAGATTCTTCCACAACACCAGCTCCAGAGAgatattcttttctttcaagGGCGGTAGACCTCTCTATAAGATCTACCGGATATCGCCAGTGATGCTGTTCTTCGCTGGAGTGGGATTTTTTGTGCTAGCGTTCGCCGTCATACCGATTGTCTTCACCTTCTTTCTTCCATTATTCATAGGCACTGTGGTGGTATTTCAGTTCAACAAATGGAGACGCAATGTTATGCTTCGAGAGATCATTGGAAGCCTAAAGAGGAGTACGATGCATGTCAAATATAAGACGGTAAGAGCATTGCATATCAAGGGTCTGGAAAATGTGTTGAAAGTGGAACAACAGAGTTCTGAGTCTCTTAAAGATGTACTGAAGCGGTTTAATGTCGCTTTAGAGTCGCAAATCGATCGTTCCTCCGTTGCGGATGCGGACCGCCTATCGGGCTTCATAAATGATCGCTTGCTGGAGGCGGTTGAGAACGACGAGAAGGGTGTGAGGAGCTTCTTTCTCGGAAACGACGTCAACAGTTGGGTTAGTGATAATTACGAACTGGAACTCGATACAAAGCAGATCAAGACCAACGGCCGAGTGTTGGGCGACGATGTGCTGATCGTCCTTACTTTCCCATTGTACTTGAAATCGACGAGTCACGGACGGAAACAGCTGGCAAATGTGTCACTTGTGATATCCCACAAGTCACCGGAGGGTGCATTAAATGCCCCTTTCCCGTTCCAGCTCCTGTCCATGAACAATGAGGAGTGCCAAATGGTGCTATCGATTCGACCACTCAGCGTCTTATCCACAAGACAGTTCATTTTGACCTCGCCCGGGCGTTCCGGCGACTGGTACTCGAAGTACGAAGTCAGACAAACTCCCGATAACCACACAGAGTACACAATACGTCGCAACGAGTGA
- the DBP10 gene encoding ATP-dependent RNA helicase DBP10 (ancestral locus Anc_3.159), with product MSLKIEKLQYSKRLSSSHQGVVSGFIIRIPISMGMKGSLKRKAVGESALSGDEGAESGSDIEYDIVNNIAINSSDSDDDESEDLDAYEEQDVIEYSDDEDQPKIQAKKSTDKMKTMPKLEMSDGEGDDDPDDVNEYFSTTAMDTKKHKKGSFPSFGFSKLVLSNISRKGFHQPTPIQRKTIPLILQSRDIVGMARTGSGKTAAFILPMIEKLKCHSSKVGARAVILSPSRELAMQTHRVFKDFSRGTDLRSVLLTGGDSLEDQFGMMMSNPDVIVATPGRFLHLKVEMNLDLKSVEYAVFDESDRLFEMGFEEQLNELLAALPANRQTLLFSATLPNSLVDFAKAGLTNPVLVRLDAETKISENLEMLFLTTKHDEREANLLYLLQEIIKIPLATEEQIKLLKSRSQDNDSDDDSDREQGKRKHAKGKKGKFKKVRMPAANELPSEKSTILFVPTRHHVEYIANLLKKCGYLVSYIYGTLDQRARNRQLYNFRAGLTSILVVTDVAARGVDIPMLANVVNYTLPSSSKIFVHRVGRTARAGNRGWAYSIVSESELPYLLELELFLGRKVLTTEMYETAADALKKKWIEQGKDEILFQQPSISYTNRLVLGSCPRLDLESMGDLHKNLMSDFELETLKGVAKRAEKLYLRTRTAASAESVKRSKQLISAGWDEQNVRFGKNLEKEKIDFLAKLQGRRNKETVFEFARNADDETSMLMKKRRTQVAPIQEKARRRRELSEMEKAAGMSHGLQDEILDDHSGISTNTVSEEVLQSFEDADKVLQEQELGRKMPKSFRDPNFFLSHFAPRGGQQDNELQLTSGFTTDAAHAAYDINGDDKVQVHKQTATVKWDKKKKKYINAQGADNKKYITGESGQKIPASFRSGKFAEWSKARNLQPIKVGAKESPAAMNLLKNPAQSNPADGQRRIHGKFKHKQIKAPKLPDKHRDDYEKQKKKVKEALERGTRVKGYNNQGGARNELQSASQIRKQRQTKEKRKAKNARPSKKRKF from the coding sequence atgagcttgaagattgaaaaattgcaaTATTCTAAGAGACTAAGCTCAAGCCATCAGGGTGTTGTATCTGGCTTCATCATTCGTATTCCAATCTCAATGGGTATGAAAGGATCattgaagaggaaagcaGTCGGCGAATCGGCTTTAAGCGGTGACGAAGGAGCAGAAAGCGGTTCCGATATTGAGTACGATATTGTGAATAACATAGCAATCAATTCCAGCGATAGtgatgacgatgagagTGAGGATTTAGATGCTTACGAAGAGCAGGATGTGATCGAGTATagcgacgatgaggatCAACCTAAGATACAGGCGAAAAAATCCACAGATAAGATGAAAACCATGCCAAAACTCGAAATGTCGGATGGGGAGGGGGACGATGACCCAGACGATGTTAATGAGTACTTTTCCACCACAGCGATGGACACAAAGAAGCACAAGAAAGGCAGTTTCCCTAGCTTTGGGTTTTCAAAACTAGTGTTGAGCAACATaagcagaaaaggcttTCATCAGCCCACTCCAATTCAACGTAAGACAATTCCTCTCATTTTGCAAAGCAGGGATATTGTTGGTATGGCTCGTACTGGTTCTGGTAAGACCGCAGCATTTATCTTGCCCatgattgaaaaattgaaatgCCATTCCAGTAAAGTTGGCGCTCGTGCAGTTATCCTTTCGCCCTCGAGAGAGTTGGCGATGCAAACACACAGAgttttcaaggatttcTCGAGGGGCACTGACTTGCGTAGTGTTTTGTTGACGGGTGGTGATTCGTTGGAAGATCAGTTTGGTATGATGATGTCCAACCCAGATGTGATCGTCGCTACGCCCGGTAGATTCTTACATCTGAAGGTAGAAATGAActtggatttgaaaagtGTTGAGTATGCGGTCTTTGACGAAAGTGATAGATTATTCGAGATGGGTTTCGAAGAGCAATTGAATGAGTTGTTGGCGGCTTTGCCTGCCAATCGTCAAACCCTTCTTTTCTCCGCTACTTTACCTAATTCATTGGTAGACTTTGCCAAGGCGGGTCTGACAAACCCAGTCCTTGTTCGTTTGGATGCTGAGACTAAGATATCGGAAAACCTAGAGATGCTTTTCCTTACCACGAAACACGACGAAAGAGAGGCTAACTTGCTGTACCTACTACAAGAAATTATCAAGATTCCGCTAGCGACAGAAGAGCAGATaaaactgctgaagagcCGTTCGCAGGATAATGACAGTGACGATGATTCGGATAGGGAACAGGGAAAGAGAAAGCATGCTAAAGGTAAAAAGGGAAAGTTCAAAAAAGTCAGGATGCCGGCGGCCAACGAGCTGCCATCCGAAAAATCTACAATTCTATTTGTTCCCACAAGGCACCATGTGGAGTATATTGCCAACCTGCTGAAAAAATGTGGCTACTTGGTTTCTTACATCTATGGTACTTTAGATCAGCGCGCTCGTAATCGTCAGTTGTACAATTTCCGGGCCGGCCTGACCTCGATCCTTGTAGTGACCGACGTCGCTGCCAGAGGTGTCGATATTCCAATGTTGGCTAATGTCGTTAACTATACGCTACCGTCTTCCTCGAAGATTTTTGTTCATCGTGTTGGTAGAACGGCAAGAGCAGGTAACAGAGGTTGGGCATACTCAATTGTTTCCGAGTCGGAATTGCCCTATCTGCTGGAGTTGGAGTTGTTTTTGGGTAGGAAAGTTTTGACCACTGAAATGTATGAGACGGCAGCAGATGCTTtaaagaagaagtggaTCGAACAAGGTAAAGATGAGATACTTTTCCAACAGCCAAGTATCTCTTACACGAACAGACTGGTGCTTGGATCTTGTCCGAGATTGGATCTCGAAAGTATGGGAGACCTTCACAAGAATTTAATGTCTGACTTCGAGCTGGAGACTCTGAAGGGAGTGGCTAAAAGAGCAGAAAAGCTATATTTGAGAACCAGAACCGCGGCTTCCGCTGAGTCTGTGAAAAGAAGTAAGCAGCTGATAAGCGCCGGTTGGGACGAGCAGAATGTGAGATTCGGCAAGaatctggagaaggaaaagatcgatTTCCTGGCAAAATTGCAGGGCAGGAGAAACAAGGAAACTGTGTTTGAATTTGCAAGGAACGCTGACGACGAAACCTcgatgctgatgaagaaaagaagaactcaAGTGGCACCTATTCAGGAAAAGGCTCGTAGACGCAGAGAACTGTCAGAGATGGAGAAAGCCGCCGGTATGTCTCACGGTCTCCAAGACGAGATTCTGGACGATCACAGTGGAATAAGCACCAACACGGTCTCCGAAGAGGTTTTGCAAAGCTTCGAAGATGCGGACAAAGTGTTGCAAGAACAAGAATTGGGTCGCAAAATGCCGAAGAGCTTCAGAGAcccaaacttcttcttaAGCCATTTTGCACCACGAGGAGGCCAGCAAGACAACGAGCTACAATTGACAAGTGGCTTCACTACCGATGCTGCGCATGCTGCGTACGACATAAATGGCGATGACAAAGTCCAAGTGCACAAGCAGACAGCCACAGTGAAATgggacaagaagaagaagaaatacaTTAATGCCCAAGGCGCAGATAATAAGAAGTACATTACGGGAGAAAGCGGTCAAAAAATACCTGCATCTTTCAGGTCCGGCAAATTTGCTGAATGGTCGAAGGCACGTAACCTGCAACCGATCAAAGTTGGCGCTAAAGAGTCACCGGCAGCTATGAACCTGCTAAAGAACCCAGCTCAAAGTAATCCAGCGGACGGCCAACGTAGGATACATGGGAAATTCAAACACAAGCAAATCAAAGCTCCTAAACTGCCCGATAAGCATAGAGACGATTAcgagaagcaaaagaagaaagtcaAGGAGGCCTTGGAGAGAGGCACCAGAGTTAAAGGTTACAATAACCAGGGTGGAGCGAGAAACGAGCTGCAGTCTGCATCGCAAATCAGAAAGCAGAGACAGaccaaggagaagagaaaggccAAAAATGCTcgtccttcaaagaaaaggaaatTTTGA
- the ARP2 gene encoding actin-related protein 2 (ancestral locus Anc_3.161): MIGDEASEVRSYLQISYPMENGIIKNWTDMELLWDYAFFDQMKLATTSNGKVLLTEPPMNPVKNREKMCEVMFEKYEFGGVYVAIQAVLALYAQGLSSGVVVDSGDGVTHIVPVYESVVLNHLTRRLDVAGRDVTRHLIDLLSRRGYNFNRSADFETVRQIKEKLCYVSYDLDLDTKLARETTTLVEKYELPDGRDIKVGQERFEAPECLFQPNLVDVEQPGIGEMLFNTIQAADVDVRSSLYRAIVLSGGSSMYPGLPSRLEKELKQLWYTRVLHNDASRLDKFKVRIEDPPRRKHMVFIGGAVLANIMADKDHMWLSKQEWEESGPAAMAKFGPR, from the coding sequence ATGATCGGTGATGAAGCCAGCGAAGTGCGTTCGTATTTGCAGATCTCGTATCCCATGGAGAATGGTATAATCAAGAACTGGACAGATATGGAGTTACTTTGGGATTATGCATTTTTCGATCAGATGAAATTGGCAACGACTTCCAACGGCAAGGTGTTGCTGACAGAGCCACCAATGAACCCTGTGAAAAATAGAGAAAAGATGTGTGAAGTCATGTTTGAGAAATACGAGTTTGGCGGGGTTTACGTGGCGATTCAGGCCGTTTTAGCGTTATATGCGCAAGGGTTGTCATCTGGAGTTGTTGTGGACTCCGGTGACGGTGTGACGCACATTGTACCAGTTTATGAGTCGGTCGTCCTGAACCATTTGACTAGACGGCTTGACGTAGCTGGTAGAGATGTCACAAGGCATTTGATCGACCTTCTGTCGCGCCGCGGGTACAACTTCAATAGAAGTGCTGACTTCGAAACTGTACGTCAAATAAAGGAAAAACTGTGCTATGTCTCATATGACTTGGATCTAGATACGAAATTGGCCAGGGAGACAACTACATTGGTCGAGAAATATGAATTACCAGACGGGAGAGACATCAAGGTCGGACAGGAGAGATTTGAAGCACCTGAGTGCTTATTCCAACCCAATCTTGTTGATGTCGAGCAGCCTGGTATTGGAGAAATGCTATTCAACACAATTCAAGCCGCAGATGTGGATGTCAGAAGCTCTTTGTACAGGGCAATCGTGCTTTCGGGTGGCTCTAGTATGTACCCGGGATTACCTTCCAGactggagaaagaattgaaaCAGCTGTGGTATACGAGAGTGCTACACAACGATGCATCCAGGCTCGATAAGTTCAAGGTTAGAATCGAGGATCCACCTAGAAGGAAACACATGGTGTTCATCGGAGGCGCCGTGTTGGCAAATATCATGGCTGATAAAGATCATATGTGGCTAAGCAAGCAGGAATGGGAAGAAAGTGGTCCTGCAGCTATGGCAAAATTTGGTCCTAGATAG